One window of the Methanocaldococcus vulcanius M7 genome contains the following:
- the alaS gene encoding alanine--tRNA ligase, with protein sequence MKHNYKVKLFDELGFVRKKCKKCGQWFWTLDEERETCGDAPCDIYSFIGKPITKKPYDYKEMVKEFINFFKEHGHEPIKRAPVTARRWRDDILLTIASIAVFQPWITKGIVKPKANPLVIAQPCIRLNDIDNVGRTGRHLTCFTMGGHHAFNREDDFKYWQDETVELCFNFFKKLGIDEKSITFIESWWEGGGNAGPCYEVITHGVELATLVFMQYEKVGDNYKEIPLKIVDTGYGIERFVWASTGEPTIYDAIFKNIVNKLKEDAGVKDIDKEILAKITEVAGLMDVKDVGDLRKLREEVAKKVNIQVEDLDKLISPYEDIYAIADHTRALAFMLGDGIVPSNVKDGYLVRMLIRKTLRHMDRLNLSTPITEIVAMQLNELKDLYPELLDMEDYIMEILELEEDKYRQTIERGKGIVERLLKNKKDIDLENLIELYDSHGLPPEIVKDVAKSLGKDVKIPDNFYTIVAERHENKKEVKEKIKLPEVDVDKTELLFYEYPKMKEFEAKVLKVADDYVILDKTAFYPEGGGQKADTGYIIKGDKKFRVIDVQKENNIVYHKIEGLNDDINELKEGDIVKGVIDWDRRLSLMRNHTATHVINAAAQKVLGRHIWQAGSDVDVDKARLDITHYKRISREELKEIERVANEIVLNNYNVKSIFMDRNEAEEKFGFRIYQGGVVPGNVLRIVIIEDENGNIVDVQACGGTHCQNTGEIGFIKIIKTERVQDGVERLIYSSGLSALKAVQEMEDILEESAEILRCPSEELPKVIKRFFEEWKEQRKKIEELEKKIGELKKFELMNKFERVGNYKVLVEKVEANPKEMLNIADNLATENTIVVLLNDKGNILCKRGENVDIKMNELIRYIAKGGGREHLAQGKYEGEVEGIKKKVIEFIKNK encoded by the coding sequence ATGAAACATAACTACAAAGTAAAATTATTTGATGAATTGGGATTTGTAAGAAAAAAATGCAAAAAATGTGGGCAATGGTTTTGGACTTTGGATGAAGAAAGAGAAACCTGCGGAGATGCTCCCTGCGATATTTATTCATTTATAGGAAAGCCAATAACAAAAAAACCTTATGATTATAAAGAGATGGTTAAAGAGTTTATAAACTTCTTTAAAGAGCATGGGCATGAACCAATAAAAAGAGCTCCCGTAACAGCGAGAAGATGGAGAGATGATATTTTATTAACAATCGCTTCAATAGCTGTCTTTCAACCATGGATCACCAAAGGAATAGTAAAACCAAAAGCAAATCCCTTAGTTATAGCACAGCCATGCATTCGACTGAACGATATAGACAACGTTGGAAGAACTGGAAGACATTTAACCTGCTTTACAATGGGAGGACATCATGCCTTTAACAGAGAAGATGATTTCAAATACTGGCAAGATGAGACAGTTGAACTCTGCTTCAACTTCTTTAAAAAATTGGGCATAGATGAGAAATCTATAACATTTATTGAAAGTTGGTGGGAAGGTGGGGGAAATGCAGGACCCTGCTATGAGGTAATAACTCATGGTGTTGAATTAGCAACCCTTGTTTTTATGCAGTATGAGAAGGTTGGAGATAATTATAAAGAGATTCCATTAAAAATCGTTGATACAGGTTATGGGATTGAGAGATTTGTCTGGGCTTCAACTGGAGAGCCAACGATATACGATGCCATATTTAAAAATATCGTCAATAAGTTGAAGGAAGATGCAGGAGTTAAAGATATAGATAAGGAGATATTGGCTAAAATTACAGAAGTTGCTGGATTAATGGATGTTAAGGATGTTGGGGACTTGAGAAAGTTGAGAGAGGAAGTAGCTAAAAAAGTAAATATCCAAGTTGAAGATTTAGATAAGTTAATTTCTCCTTATGAGGATATTTATGCAATAGCAGACCATACGAGAGCTTTGGCATTTATGTTAGGAGATGGGATCGTTCCATCAAACGTTAAAGATGGTTATTTGGTTAGAATGCTGATAAGAAAGACATTGAGGCATATGGATCGGCTAAACCTCTCAACACCAATAACTGAGATTGTTGCAATGCAGTTGAATGAGTTGAAGGATTTATATCCAGAGTTATTAGATATGGAAGATTACATTATGGAAATTTTAGAACTTGAGGAGGATAAATATAGGCAAACAATTGAAAGAGGTAAAGGAATTGTTGAGAGATTATTAAAGAATAAAAAAGACATTGATTTAGAGAACTTAATTGAGTTGTATGATAGCCATGGATTACCTCCAGAGATCGTTAAAGATGTTGCTAAATCGTTAGGGAAAGATGTTAAAATTCCAGACAACTTCTATACAATAGTTGCAGAGAGACACGAAAATAAAAAAGAAGTTAAAGAGAAAATTAAACTTCCAGAAGTTGATGTTGATAAGACAGAACTGTTATTCTATGAATATCCAAAAATGAAAGAGTTTGAGGCAAAAGTTCTAAAAGTTGCTGATGATTATGTAATCTTAGATAAGACAGCATTCTATCCAGAAGGAGGAGGGCAGAAGGCAGATACTGGCTACATAATAAAAGGAGATAAGAAATTTAGAGTTATTGATGTGCAGAAAGAAAATAATATAGTTTATCATAAAATAGAGGGCTTAAATGATGATATAAACGAATTAAAAGAAGGAGACATTGTTAAAGGAGTCATTGATTGGGATAGAAGGTTAAGTTTAATGAGAAATCACACAGCAACACACGTAATAAACGCAGCAGCTCAGAAGGTTTTAGGAAGGCATATTTGGCAGGCAGGTTCAGATGTTGATGTAGATAAAGCGAGATTAGATATAACTCACTATAAGAGAATAAGCAGAGAAGAACTGAAAGAGATTGAGAGAGTAGCTAATGAAATTGTTTTAAATAATTATAACGTAAAGAGTATATTTATGGATAGAAATGAGGCAGAAGAGAAATTTGGATTTAGAATATATCAAGGAGGGGTAGTTCCAGGAAATGTTTTAAGAATAGTGATTATTGAGGATGAAAACGGCAATATCGTTGATGTTCAGGCCTGTGGAGGAACTCACTGCCAAAACACTGGTGAAATAGGATTTATAAAGATAATTAAAACAGAGAGAGTTCAGGATGGTGTTGAAAGGTTGATTTATTCAAGTGGTTTAAGTGCTTTAAAGGCAGTGCAAGAGATGGAAGATATATTAGAGGAGAGTGCAGAGATATTGAGATGTCCAAGTGAAGAACTGCCAAAGGTTATAAAGAGATTCTTTGAGGAGTGGAAGGAGCAAAGAAAGAAGATCGAGGAGTTGGAGAAAAAGATAGGAGAGCTTAAAAAGTTTGAGTTGATGAATAAATTTGAGAGAGTTGGAAATTACAAAGTTTTAGTTGAGAAAGTTGAGGCAAATCCAAAAGAAATGCTAAATATAGCTGATAACTTAGCAACTGAAAATACCATAGTTGTATTATTAAATGATAAAGGTAATATCTTATGCAAAAGAGGAGAAAATGTAGATATAAAGATGAATGAACTTATAAGATATATTGCCAAAGGAGGAGGAAGAGAGCATTTAGCCCAAGGAAAGTATGAAGGAGAGGTAGAGGGGATTAAAAAGAAGGTTATTGAGTTTATTAAAAATAAATAA
- a CDS encoding tetratricopeptide repeat protein translates to MNNEWLSFLYKYWLKGCEFYNKKDYNKAIEYSKLVNKVFKENVQKYDYYELREEAYKEILKNNVEEGIKKFIWFVEGILSDGDYYDLSSELSTIASIFAKIGRWDIAKNFLNISAEWIYNEDIKNAKPEDILKSILTIAFSDEERKEILNKEPNLKKLFEDKAYYFNLDFFNFMMSFFIEAGNWERFLEVYEEFKNKIKNYQISEEDKIIKEVEKYLNKELATANLLKGDYEKCFYYIKLNDHNDVGILITEIADNLKNGIVKKEEWLNKLNEIYKDILNQPLPKTYKEAYHSDLWEISDYCILKEFIEKIY, encoded by the coding sequence ATGAACAATGAATGGTTGAGCTTTTTATATAAATATTGGCTTAAAGGATGTGAGTTTTATAATAAAAAGGACTACAATAAAGCAATTGAGTATTCTAAGTTAGTAAATAAAGTTTTTAAAGAAAATGTCCAAAAATATGATTACTATGAACTTAGAGAAGAAGCATATAAAGAAATTTTAAAAAATAACGTTGAAGAAGGAATTAAAAAATTTATCTGGTTTGTTGAAGGGATTTTGTCCGATGGGGATTATTACGATTTAAGTAGTGAGTTATCAACTATTGCCTCAATATTTGCAAAAATTGGGAGATGGGATATTGCTAAGAACTTTTTAAATATAAGTGCAGAGTGGATTTATAACGAGGATATTAAAAATGCTAAGCCAGAAGATATTTTAAAGAGTATCTTGACCATTGCATTTAGTGATGAGGAAAGAAAAGAAATTTTAAACAAAGAACCTAATTTAAAAAAGTTATTTGAAGATAAAGCATATTACTTCAATTTAGATTTCTTTAACTTTATGATGAGCTTTTTTATAGAAGCAGGGAATTGGGAGAGGTTTTTAGAGGTCTATGAAGAATTTAAAAATAAAATTAAGAACTATCAAATATCAGAAGAAGATAAAATTATTAAAGAAGTTGAAAAATACTTAAATAAAGAGTTAGCTACTGCTAATCTATTGAAAGGAGATTACGAAAAATGCTTTTACTATATAAAGTTGAATGATCATAATGATGTTGGCATTTTAATAACTGAAATTGCAGATAATTTAAAAAATGGTATCGTTAAAAAAGAAGAATGGCTAAATAAGTTAAATGAAATCTATAAAGATATTTTAAACCAGCCACTACCAAAGACATATAAAGAAGCTTATCATAGTGATTTATGGGAAATATCGGATTATTGTATTCTAAAAGAGTTTATTGAGAAGATATATTAA
- a CDS encoding HD domain-containing protein, whose amino-acid sequence MEFEELESLRGIPKKIYEEIDENKKINTLLKMSNVMAVGRLGYNDHGKTHAKIVANNAIKMLKILYKKGILPSFMRDCKGTFDDSLTITLLGAYLHDIGNSIHRDIHHLHSSYLALGIVEEILKRHYKEEKAYQLTTEILHAIYSHSEGIMGLTIEAGVVAVADGTDMTKGRSRVPICKKCYDIHSVSAASVEKVEIKEGDEKPIHIEVILSNEAGIFQIQEVLGEKIKWSGIKNYVSVYAKVKKEKPVFEEITI is encoded by the coding sequence ATGGAGTTTGAAGAATTAGAATCACTAAGAGGGATTCCAAAAAAAATTTACGAAGAAATAGATGAAAATAAAAAAATCAATACACTTTTAAAAATGTCTAATGTAATGGCTGTTGGAAGATTAGGATACAACGACCATGGAAAAACCCACGCTAAGATAGTGGCAAATAATGCAATAAAGATGTTAAAAATTCTATACAAAAAAGGAATTTTACCAAGTTTTATGAGGGATTGCAAGGGAACTTTTGATGACTCACTTACAATAACGCTTTTAGGAGCATATCTACATGATATTGGAAATTCAATACATAGAGATATTCATCATTTGCACTCTTCATATTTAGCATTAGGCATTGTAGAAGAAATCTTAAAGAGACACTACAAAGAAGAAAAGGCATATCAACTAACTACTGAAATCTTACATGCAATCTATTCTCACAGCGAGGGGATAATGGGACTAACCATTGAAGCAGGAGTAGTAGCTGTTGCAGACGGAACGGACATGACAAAAGGCAGATCGAGAGTTCCCATCTGTAAAAAATGTTATGATATACACTCTGTTTCAGCGGCCTCGGTTGAAAAAGTAGAGATAAAAGAAGGAGATGAAAAACCCATTCACATTGAAGTAATTCTCTCAAATGAAGCCGGAATTTTTCAGATTCAAGAAGTTTTAGGGGAAAAAATAAAATGGAGTGGAATAAAAAACTATGTGTCAGTATATGCAAAAGTTAAAAAAGAAAAACCAGTTTTTGAAGAGATAACCATCTAA
- the fucA gene encoding L-fuculose phosphate aldolase, translating into MDKKLFIKICKMLYDRKYVVGSGGNVSVREDEKVYLTPTGSILGFLREEDIAEIDLRGNIIKGNPTSEKNLHLALYKKRKDINAIIHTHSIISTFLSTMDREIELLTPEGKIFLKKIGYVDYFEAGSLKLAEEAGKRDEDVILLKNHGVVCLGKDLLDAYIKVEVLEEQAKLTLLKYLFER; encoded by the coding sequence GTGGATAAAAAGTTATTTATTAAAATATGTAAGATGCTATACGATAGAAAATATGTTGTTGGAAGTGGAGGAAATGTTTCTGTTAGAGAAGATGAAAAAGTGTATCTAACCCCAACGGGTTCCATTTTAGGTTTTCTGAGAGAGGAAGATATTGCAGAAATCGATCTCAGAGGAAATATTATAAAAGGAAATCCCACATCAGAAAAAAATCTCCACTTAGCATTATATAAAAAGAGAAAAGATATTAACGCAATAATCCATACCCACTCGATTATTTCCACATTTTTATCTACAATGGATAGGGAGATTGAACTATTAACTCCCGAGGGTAAAATATTCCTAAAAAAGATTGGATATGTTGACTATTTCGAGGCAGGGAGCTTAAAATTAGCAGAAGAGGCAGGAAAAAGAGACGAAGATGTAATTTTACTAAAAAATCATGGTGTTGTTTGCTTGGGAAAGGATCTGCTTGACGCATATATAAAAGTTGAGGTCTTAGAAGAGCAGGCAAAACTAACGCTTTTAAAATATCTTTTTGAAAGATAA
- a CDS encoding beta/alpha barrel domain-containing protein, translating into MIKKLKKRDIKVPLTVPESVKKEYINNYLDLTKKTGNVMIFAGDQKIEHLNDDFFGEGIAKDDASPDHLFNIASKGKICAFATQLGLIARYGMDYGKIPYIVKINSKTHLVKTRDPISRALVSVKDVVNFKENSGLNILGVGYTIYPGSEYEHIMFEEASRVILEAHKHGLIAIIWSYPRGKNVENERDPHLIAGAAGVATCLGADFVKVNYPKCDNPAEKFKEAILAAGRTGVLCAGGKSIDPEKFLRQIWEQIHISGARGNATGRNIHQKPLDQAIRMCNAIYAITIEGKSLEEALKIYYGEE; encoded by the coding sequence ATGATAAAAAAACTTAAAAAAAGAGATATAAAAGTTCCTTTAACAGTTCCAGAAAGCGTTAAAAAAGAATACATAAATAATTACTTAGATCTAACTAAAAAAACCGGAAACGTTATGATATTTGCAGGAGATCAAAAAATAGAACATTTAAATGATGACTTCTTTGGGGAGGGAATTGCCAAAGATGACGCATCTCCTGATCATCTCTTCAATATAGCAAGTAAAGGAAAGATCTGTGCATTTGCAACACAACTCGGATTAATAGCAAGGTATGGAATGGATTATGGAAAAATACCCTATATTGTAAAGATCAACTCAAAAACCCACTTAGTTAAAACCAGAGATCCAATAAGCAGGGCATTGGTCTCTGTAAAAGACGTTGTAAACTTTAAAGAGAACTCTGGATTAAACATCCTTGGAGTGGGATATACAATTTATCCAGGAAGCGAATATGAGCATATAATGTTTGAAGAGGCATCGAGAGTTATATTAGAGGCACATAAACATGGATTAATTGCAATAATATGGAGTTATCCAAGGGGAAAAAATGTAGAAAATGAGAGAGATCCGCATTTAATAGCAGGAGCTGCTGGTGTTGCTACATGCTTAGGAGCCGATTTTGTTAAAGTTAACTATCCAAAGTGTGATAATCCAGCAGAAAAATTTAAAGAGGCAATATTAGCCGCTGGAAGAACGGGAGTTTTATGTGCAGGAGGGAAGAGCATAGATCCAGAAAAGTTTTTAAGGCAGATCTGGGAGCAAATTCACATAAGTGGAGCACGAGGAAACGCAACAGGGAGAAATATCCATCAAAAACCATTAGATCAGGCAATTAGAATGTGTAATGCAATATATGCAATAACAATTGAAGGAAAAAGTTTAGAAGAAGCTTTGAAAATATATTATGGAGAAGAATAA
- a CDS encoding UPF0147 family protein, producing the protein MVFGSSASEKTPEEILKGVALMLDEIINDTTVPRNIRAAAEKAKETVLKEEEEPIVRSATAIHILDEISNDPNMPLHTRTQIWSIVSELERVK; encoded by the coding sequence ATGGTATTTGGAAGTTCAGCAAGCGAGAAAACACCAGAGGAGATATTAAAAGGCGTTGCGTTAATGTTGGATGAGATTATTAACGATACAACTGTTCCAAGAAACATAAGGGCAGCAGCAGAAAAGGCCAAAGAGACCGTTCTAAAAGAGGAAGAGGAACCAATAGTAAGAAGTGCAACAGCAATCCATATATTAGATGAGATAAGCAACGATCCAAACATGCCTTTACATACAAGAACACAGATATGGAGTATAGTCAGTGAATTGGAGAGGGTAAAATAA
- a CDS encoding DNA cytosine methyltransferase — translation MNVIDLFSGCGGFSKGFLDENFRILGAIENFKPVVKTYLYNIKAPVWMDDIKRIPPKAFDEFIKNEKVDVIIGSPPCEPFTKANKLIKDNPSDRLYKDKVGRLVLYYIDYVNYFTQKNDDLIFVMENVPQIKEIKDELKKLFGDIGHRVYFNILRAEDYGNPSKRARMFISNIKLKPKKVDKIVVVEEALKDIPKDAKNHEIKKLSKEKVEMISKLKWGEALYRYRGKKKLMFNWYKLHPKKLAPTVKGRSRFIHPYEDRLLTVREQARLMSYPDDFVFFGGRDVQYNQIGESVPPILSRVIAGEVKKRL, via the coding sequence ATGAATGTTATTGATTTATTTTCTGGCTGTGGAGGATTTTCAAAAGGTTTTTTAGATGAAAACTTCAGAATTTTGGGAGCTATAGAGAACTTTAAGCCGGTTGTTAAAACTTACCTCTATAATATAAAAGCCCCCGTCTGGATGGATGACATAAAGAGGATTCCCCCGAAAGCATTTGATGAATTTATAAAAAATGAGAAAGTTGATGTAATTATCGGCTCTCCCCCATGTGAGCCATTTACAAAGGCAAATAAATTAATTAAAGACAATCCATCAGATAGATTGTATAAAGACAAAGTTGGTAGGTTAGTTTTGTATTATATTGACTATGTCAATTACTTTACACAAAAAAATGATGATTTAATATTTGTTATGGAAAATGTTCCACAAATTAAGGAAATTAAGGATGAACTAAAAAAGTTGTTTGGGGATATAGGGCATAGGGTTTATTTTAATATATTAAGGGCAGAGGATTATGGAAATCCTTCTAAAAGAGCGAGAATGTTTATTTCAAATATAAAATTAAAACCAAAGAAGGTCGATAAAATTGTTGTGGTAGAAGAGGCATTAAAAGACATTCCAAAAGACGCAAAAAATCATGAAATTAAAAAACTTTCTAAGGAAAAGGTAGAGATGATTTCAAAATTAAAGTGGGGAGAGGCACTATATAGATATAGAGGAAAGAAAAAGTTAATGTTTAATTGGTATAAGTTGCATCCTAAAAAATTAGCTCCAACTGTTAAAGGGAGGAGTAGGTTTATCCATCCTTATGAAGATCGACTCTTAACTGTAAGGGAACAGGCAAGGTTGATGAGTTATCCTGATGATTTTGTATTCTTTGGGGGAAGAGATGTTCAATATAATCAAATTGGAGAAAGTGTTCCTCCAATATTAAGTAGAGTTATAGCAGGAGAAGTTAAAAAGAGATTATAA
- the glmS gene encoding glutamine--fructose-6-phosphate transaminase (isomerizing) produces MCGIIGYIGNKNASEILLNGLKRLEYRGYDSCGIGVLENGKLIIKKNVGKVEEVAKKERFLDVKGNVGIGHCLHPDTYVALADGSFKKISEMKDGEEVLSVNFEDLKIYKKKVKTFKHRAPEILYKIKCPYSELITTGEHKLFVLENGRIVEKCVKDLTGKELIGVLRKLPLKNIKEFKHPFQYTMSDKNIAQLMMQILGFIMAGGIILNETLLLKSEDINTLKRYKKLIEEVFNVKKSIIKENTLEIQDNKIVSWIKRNIPELSLKLKERKNPKFIFNLDNNAIKYYLKGIFDAKTEKSEKIEIILPSEEFARDIQFLLLRFGILPIYSKIKVNRCWGGKSEDVIKLTIEKNKISDLFENKNINTEQEKIIWVKFDIEKIPSDVKYVYDLEVEDFENFIGNLIVNHNSRWATHGNVSKENAHPHVDCAGEIAVVHNGIISNYKELKEELIKKGHIFTSETDTEVVPHLIEEELKKFDKINEENYIKAVKNAISKIKGTYALAIINKKFPNILIGARNESPLILGISDDGYFLGSDITAFLDYTNRAIPLEDGDIAIIRKKRENEFDLTIENRGNKVHRKMIKIEWDMRSAEKMGYPHFMLKEIMEQPEVLKTSAKISAEEIKELAKNIKKYDKVYIVAMGTSLHSAMVAEYLFAKLGKLIIACDASEFLDKAVVDNNTLVIGITQSGETYDTLKALRFAKKKGAKTGVIVNVLGSTATREADITVMMGAGIEIAVCATKTYTSQLVILYRLFIEYGKLLGRDMSKYEKELEMIPEYIKEVLNIKEEIKKIAQDLNVKNYIFISRGINIASALEGALKFKEITYLHAEGMSGGMLKHGTISLIDENMDTIAIVPPKSSRVFNSLIANIEEVKARNGKVIAITPTNIDGVKNITVPEVIEEISPIVYAPAFQLLAYYKAVELGRDVDKPRGLAKSVTVE; encoded by the coding sequence ATGTGTGGAATTATCGGCTACATTGGGAACAAAAATGCATCTGAAATACTTTTAAATGGACTAAAACGGTTAGAATACAGAGGGTATGATAGTTGCGGAATCGGGGTTTTAGAGAATGGAAAACTAATAATAAAAAAGAACGTTGGAAAGGTTGAAGAAGTTGCTAAAAAGGAGAGATTTTTAGATGTTAAGGGAAATGTTGGAATTGGACACTGTTTACATCCGGACACCTATGTGGCATTGGCAGATGGCTCATTTAAAAAAATATCAGAAATGAAAGATGGGGAAGAAGTTCTTTCAGTGAATTTTGAAGATCTAAAAATATATAAAAAGAAAGTTAAAACGTTTAAACACAGAGCCCCAGAAATTTTATATAAAATAAAATGCCCATACTCAGAACTAATAACCACAGGGGAGCATAAACTCTTTGTTTTAGAAAATGGAAGAATTGTAGAGAAGTGCGTTAAAGATCTCACTGGAAAAGAACTCATCGGAGTGCTTAGAAAACTTCCTTTAAAAAATATTAAGGAGTTTAAACACCCTTTCCAGTATACAATGTCTGATAAAAATATCGCACAACTAATGATGCAAATTCTTGGCTTCATAATGGCGGGAGGGATCATTTTAAATGAGACATTACTATTAAAAAGCGAAGACATCAATACACTAAAAAGATATAAAAAACTGATCGAGGAAGTGTTTAATGTTAAAAAATCCATAATAAAAGAAAACACTCTTGAAATACAGGATAATAAAATAGTATCTTGGATTAAAAGAAATATTCCTGAATTATCCCTTAAACTAAAAGAAAGAAAAAATCCAAAGTTTATATTCAACCTTGATAATAATGCAATAAAATATTATTTAAAAGGAATTTTTGACGCTAAAACTGAAAAATCAGAGAAAATAGAGATCATATTACCATCAGAAGAATTTGCAAGAGATATACAATTTTTACTCCTCAGGTTTGGAATATTACCTATATATTCAAAAATTAAAGTTAATAGATGTTGGGGAGGGAAATCAGAGGACGTTATAAAACTTACAATAGAGAAGAATAAAATTAGCGATCTCTTTGAAAATAAGAATATTAACACGGAACAAGAAAAAATTATATGGGTTAAGTTCGATATAGAAAAAATTCCCTCAGATGTAAAATATGTTTACGATTTAGAAGTTGAGGATTTTGAAAACTTTATTGGAAACTTAATAGTAAACCATAATTCAAGATGGGCAACACATGGAAACGTTAGTAAAGAAAACGCTCATCCTCATGTAGATTGTGCTGGAGAAATTGCAGTAGTTCACAACGGGATAATTTCAAACTATAAAGAGTTAAAAGAAGAGTTAATAAAAAAAGGACATATATTTACATCAGAAACAGATACCGAAGTTGTTCCTCATTTGATCGAAGAAGAATTAAAGAAGTTTGATAAGATTAATGAAGAAAATTATATAAAAGCGGTTAAAAATGCGATTAGCAAGATAAAAGGAACATATGCATTAGCAATAATAAATAAAAAGTTTCCAAACATATTAATCGGAGCAAGAAATGAAAGTCCATTAATACTCGGTATAAGTGATGATGGCTACTTTTTAGGAAGCGATATAACTGCATTTTTGGATTATACAAACAGAGCTATTCCATTAGAAGATGGAGATATTGCCATTATAAGAAAAAAAAGAGAAAATGAATTCGATCTAACGATTGAAAACAGAGGAAATAAAGTGCATAGGAAGATGATAAAAATAGAATGGGATATGAGATCTGCTGAAAAAATGGGGTATCCTCATTTTATGCTAAAAGAGATAATGGAACAGCCAGAAGTTTTAAAGACCTCAGCAAAAATATCAGCAGAAGAGATAAAAGAACTTGCAAAAAACATTAAAAAATATGACAAAGTATACATCGTTGCAATGGGGACTTCCCTACACTCTGCCATGGTTGCAGAGTATCTATTTGCAAAACTTGGAAAGTTGATTATTGCCTGCGATGCTTCAGAATTTTTAGATAAAGCGGTTGTAGATAACAATACCCTTGTGATTGGAATAACCCAAAGTGGAGAAACATACGATACCTTAAAAGCGTTAAGATTTGCTAAGAAAAAAGGAGCAAAAACGGGAGTTATAGTAAATGTATTGGGGAGTACAGCTACGAGAGAGGCAGACATTACCGTTATGATGGGAGCAGGGATTGAAATAGCTGTCTGTGCCACCAAAACTTACACATCACAACTTGTAATTCTTTATAGGTTGTTTATTGAATATGGTAAATTATTGGGAAGAGATATGAGCAAATATGAGAAAGAGTTAGAGATGATTCCCGAATATATAAAAGAGGTCTTAAATATCAAAGAAGAGATTAAAAAGATCGCTCAAGATCTAAATGTAAAAAACTATATTTTTATATCTCGTGGAATAAACATTGCGAGTGCATTGGAGGGGGCATTAAAATTTAAAGAGATCACATATCTTCACGCGGAAGGAATGAGTGGAGGGATGTTAAAACATGGAACGATCTCTCTTATAGATGAGAATATGGATACTATTGCAATAGTTCCTCCAAAATCCTCCCGTGTATTTAACTCCCTAATCGCAAATATTGAAGAAGTTAAAGCAAGAAATGGAAAAGTTATTGCAATAACTCCCACTAACATAGACGGGGTTAAAAATATCACTGTTCCTGAGGTAATTGAGGAAATTTCTCCAATTGTCTATGCCCCTGCATTTCAATTACTTGCATACTATAAAGCCGTTGAGTTGGGAAGAGATGTAGACAAACCGAGAGGTCTGGCTAAGAGTGTTACAGTTGAGTAA
- the comB gene encoding 2-phosphosulfolactate phosphatase, whose protein sequence is MINIYNKFADSKCYEVAIVVDVLRASTTITTLLSFIDEVYITTSTERREKGVYIGERKGKKIKGFDFGNSPTEILANKETIKERYMAGEDVILSTTNGTRVLKNLNADEIYIGAIINAKFVADIVKEHENVSLVPCHRENTFAIDDFIGCGIIANYLTHEFDEFVKVALELIKGDWRSLILNSSSAQNLKNLGYEGDVTFAMLENSFKVVGSYKKEESKVVRVK, encoded by the coding sequence ATGATTAACATATACAATAAATTTGCGGATAGTAAATGCTATGAAGTTGCGATCGTTGTAGATGTATTGAGGGCATCAACTACAATAACAACATTACTCTCCTTTATTGATGAAGTTTATATAACAACATCAACAGAGAGAAGGGAGAAAGGTGTTTATATTGGAGAAAGAAAAGGAAAAAAGATTAAAGGTTTTGATTTTGGAAACTCTCCAACGGAAATCTTGGCAAACAAGGAAACAATAAAAGAAAGATATATGGCTGGAGAAGATGTTATACTATCCACTACAAATGGAACGAGGGTTTTAAAGAATTTGAATGCAGACGAAATATATATTGGAGCCATTATCAATGCAAAATTTGTGGCTGATATTGTTAAAGAACATGAAAATGTGAGTTTAGTTCCTTGCCATAGGGAAAATACGTTTGCGATTGATGATTTTATTGGATGTGGCATTATAGCCAATTATTTAACTCATGAATTCGATGAATTTGTTAAAGTGGCTTTGGAATTAATTAAAGGGGACTGGCGATCGCTCATTTTAAACTCTTCTTCTGCACAAAATTTAAAGAATCTGGGGTATGAAGGAGATGTCACCTTTGCCATGTTGGAAAATAGTTTTAAAGTTGTTGGATCTTATAAAAAAGAAGAAAGTAAAGTTGTTCGTGTTAAATAA